A genomic window from Lotus japonicus ecotype B-129 chromosome 1, LjGifu_v1.2 includes:
- the LOC130728727 gene encoding protein CROWDED NUCLEI 1 produces MFTPQRVWQGWSLTPSKSGARAGTGSGSGRDLGPESGDGAGSKGKGVAFVENGGNLDREVLVERISMLEKELYDYQYNMGLLLIEKKEWNSMYSELSQNLVEVKDALEREKAAHLIALSEAEKREENLKKALGVEKECVLDLEKALREMRSEHAKIKFTAESKLVEANALTASIEEKSLEVEAKLRSADARLAEISRKSSEIERKSQDLEAQESALRRERLSFISEQEAHESTLSKQREDLREWEKKLQEGEERLAKSQKILNEREQRANENDRICRQKEKDLEEAQKNIDATNETLRSKEDDVNSRLANITLKEKEYDSLRMNLDLKEKELSDWDEKLNAREKVEIQKLVDEHNATLDVKKQEFGVELEEKRKSFEDGLKNRLVEVEKKEDEISHLEEKVAKREQALEKKAEKLKEKEKEYELKVKAMKETEKSIKSEEKSLAKEKDKIESEREELLSLKAEVEKIKANNEEELLRINEETNNLKVTEEERSEYLRLQSQLKHEIDQYRLQKELLLKEADDLRQQKETFEREWDELDLKRADVEKELKNVIQQKEEIFKLQQFEEEKLKNEKLATEDYVQRELETLKLAKESFAVEIELQKSSLAEKAQNEKNQMLLDFELRKNELEADMQNQLEQKEKDLHERRNLFEEKRESELDNINFLRDVANREMEEMKLQRSKLEKEKQETDENKKHLERQRTEMQEDIDLLVDLNKKLKNQREQFIIERSRFIEFVDKLRSCQNCGEMISEFVLSNLQSSADIENLEVPSLPKLAGDVIQGGSEVNLASSRQMTGVPPATDPKSPVSGGTISWLRKCTSKILKISPIRKIESEDVSGSRDEATLFSEKADIEDPAGGIPGNENEVELSFAIVNDYFDARMLQSGNDIAEVEANHDPSIDNQSNIDVSKAPEDVQPSDSKVEKQKPRRGGGRGRVKRTQTVKAVLEEAKAILGESNAAEVVPGESNAEDSANVISESQKPSNTRRPANVRKRNRVQTSQVTASGHDGDASEGHSDSLVLGQRKRRRQKAAAPPVQISRETRYNLRRPKSGATSSARAMSGGGKESEGEVDRVKDTEGNVYSKTSHSHSVGVTNENGGSIDLEESHKVVGTQDGYGDTARTLSEEVNGTADDIVEHGSEYRSESHGGVDEEDDEDYPRPGETSIGKKLWTFFTT; encoded by the exons CTCTATGACTACCAATACAATATGGGGCTTCTCTTAATTGAGAAAAAAGAGTGGAATTCTATGTATTCTGAGCTAAGTCAAAATTTAGTAGAAGTGAAGGATGCTCTAGAACGAGAAAAAGCTGCTCATTTAATTGCTCTATCTGAGGCAGAGAAGCGAGAAGAGAATCTGAAGAAGGCCTTGGGTGTCGAGAAAGAGTGTGTGCTTGAT CTTGAGAAGGCTCTGCGAGAAATGAGGTCAGAGCatgcaaaaattaaatttaCAGCAGAGTCAAAATTGGTTGAAGCAAATGCTTTAACAGCTAGCATTGAAGAAAAATCTTTAGAAGTAGAAGCAAAGTTACGCTCTGCTGATGCCAGACTTGCAGAAATCAGCAGAAAAAGTTCGGAGATTGAAAGGAAATCACAAGACCTGGAGGCTCAGGAATCTGCACTTCGAAGGGAACGTTTATCCTTCATTTCAGA GCAGGAAGCACATGAGAGTACTTTGTCTAAGCAGAGAGAGGACCTGCGAGAATGGGAGAAGAAACTACAGGAGGGAGAAGAGAGGCTAGCCAAGAGTCAAAAAATTCTCAATGAAAGAGAGCAGAGGGCTAATGAGAATGATAGAATATGCAGGCAGAAAGAGAAGGACCTTGAAGAGGCACAGAAGAACATTGATGCAACAAATGAAACATTGAGAAGCAAAGAAGATGATGTGAACAGCAGGCTTGCAAATATTACCCTAAAAGAAAAG GAATATGATTCTTTGAGGATGAACCTGGATCTGAAAGAGAAGGAGTTATCTGATTGGGATGAAAAGCTCAATGCGAGAGAAAAA GTTGAGATTCAGAAGCTTGTTGATGAGCATAATGCTACTCTTGATGTGAAGAAGCAGGAGTTTGGGGTGGAATTGgaggaaaaaagaaaatcatttGAAGATGGGTTGAAAAATAGATTGGTGGAAGtggaaaagaaagaagatgaaattaGTCACTTGGAGGAGAAGGTTGCAAAACGAGAGCAGGCCTTGGAAAAGAAAGCAGAGAAGCTtaaggagaaagagaaagagtatGAACTAAAAGTCAAAGCTATGAAGGAAACAGAGAAGTCTATTAAGTCTGAGGAAAAAAGCTTGGCGAAGGAGAAAGATAAAATAGAAAGTGAGAGAGAGGAATTGCTCAGTCTTAAGGCTGAAGTGGAGAAAATAAAGGCTAACAATGAAGAAGAACTGTTGAGGATAAATGAAGAGACTAATAATCTTAAAGTCACTGAGGAGGAGAGGTCTGAATATCTGCGCTTGCAGTCACAATTGAAGCATGAAATTGATCAGTACAGGCTCCAGAAAGAATTGCTTCTGAAGGAAGCTGATGACTTGAGACAGCAAAAAGAGACTTTTGAAAGAGAGTGGGATGAGCTGGATCTGAAAAGAGCAGATGTTGAGAAAGAGCTAAAAAATGTGATTCAACAGAAGGAAGAAATATTTAAGCTACAACAATTTGAAGAAGAAAAGTTAAAGAATGAGAAGCTGGCCACAGAGGATTATGTACAGAGGGAGTTGGAAACTCTTAAGTTGGCTAAAGAGTCATTTGCTGTGGAAATTGAGTTGCAGAAGTCAAGCCTTGCCGAAAAAGCTCAAAATGAGAAGAACCAAATGCTTCTGGATTTTGAGCTGCGAAAAAATGAACTTGAAGCTGATATGCAAAATCAGTTGGAGCAGAAGGAAAAGGACTTGCACGAGAGGAGGAATCTAtttgaagagaaaagagagagtgaATTAGACAATATCAATTTCTTGAGAGATGTAGCTAATAGAGAAATGGAGGAAATGAAACTTCAAAGGAGTAAATTAGAGAAGGAGAAACAAGAAACTGATGAGAATAAAAAACACCTTGAAAGGCAAAGGACAGAAATGCAAGAGGACATTGATTTACTTGTTGACCTtaataagaagctgaaaaatcaGCGGGAGCAATTTATCATTGAGAGAAGCCGCTTTATTGAGTTCGTTGATAAATTAAGGAGTTGCCAGAACTGTGGAGAAATGATTTCTGAATTTGTGCTGTCAAATTTACAATCCTCTGCTGACATTGAGAATTTAGAGGTACCTTCTCTTCCGAAATTGGCAGGTGATGTAATACAGGGTGGTTCTGAAGTAAATCTGGCTTCTTCAAGGCAAATGACTGGAGTTCCTCCGGCAACTGATCCAAAGTCCCCGGTTTCTGGTGGCACTATTTCCTGGCTACGGAAATGCACCTCTAAGATTCTCAAGATCTCCCCTATCAGAAAAATTGAATCTGAAGATGTTAGTGGTTCAAGGGATGAGGCTACTTTGTTTTCCGAGAAAGCTGACATTGAAGATCCAGCAGGAGGAATTCCTGGCAATGAAAATGAAGTGGAGTTGTCGTTTGCTATTGTAAATGATTATTTTGATGCTCGAATGCTCCAATCTGGCAATGATATTGCAGAGGTTGAAGCCAACCATGATCCATCAATTGACAACCAGAGCAACATTGATGTCAGTAAGGCACCAGAAGATGTGCAGCCTTCTGATTCAAAAGTTGAGAAGCAGAAACCTCGCAGGGGAGGGGGAAGGGGCAGAGTAAAGCGTACGCAAACAGTGAAAGCTGTTCTCGAAGAGGCCAAGGCTATACTTGGGGAGTCAAATGCTGCTGAAGTAGTTCCTGGGGAATCAAATGCTGAGGATTCTGCCAATGTGATTTCTGAAAGTCAGAAACCATCCAATACAAGAAGACCGGCAAATGTACGGAAGCGGAACCGGGTTCAAACATCTCAAGTGACTGCTAGTGGCCACGATGGTGATGCTAGTGAAGGACATTCTGATAGTTTGGTACTAGGGCAACGCAAAAGAAGGCGACAGAAGGCTGCTGCTCCTCCTGTACAAATCTCTCGTGAAACAAGATATAATTTGAGGCGACCGAAAAG TGGAGCAACTTCATCGGCTAGAGCCATGTCTGGTGGCGGCAAGGAAAGTGAGGGAGAGGTAGATCGTGTAAAAGATACAGAAGGGAATGTCTACTCAAAGACTTCTCATTCGCACTCAGTTGGCGTTACTAATGAGAATGGTGGAAGCATAGATCTTGAGGAG tCTCATAAAGTGGTGGGTACCCAGGATGGTTATGGTGATACCGCAAGGACCTTGAGTGAGGAGGTGAATGGAACAGCAGATGATATAGTAGAGCATGGTTCTGAGTACCGGAGTGAATCTCATGGTGGTGTtgatgaagaggatgatgaaGATTACCCTCGTCCCGGTGAAACTTCTATAGGGAAGAAGCTTTGGACCTTTTTTACAACATAA